The proteins below come from a single Caulobacter segnis ATCC 21756 genomic window:
- a CDS encoding alpha/beta hydrolase, with protein sequence MRTDAFGPEAIPAEVAAFNTLMAKRIGDLPSIWDIGVAQARSGAFMPAPPPSPRAYDVPVNDTVSLHVVPCAEPKGVLLHIHGGGFILGAAAHQDAMLERIADQTALTCVSVEYRLAPENPYPAAWDDCETAALWLVEHAKSRFGVETLMIAGESAGALLAVATLLRLRPRGALKRFAGAALSFGVYDSSMTPSQVLARTGVLKAQDIAKIADAYAPRQDQRRDPELSPLYADLQDLPPALFTVGTLDAMLDDSMFMYGRWLAAGNNAELALYPGADHAFIETPHPSASVANARIDDFLRQCLQSP encoded by the coding sequence ATGCGCACAGACGCGTTCGGGCCCGAGGCGATTCCCGCCGAGGTCGCCGCTTTCAACACCCTCATGGCCAAGCGGATCGGAGATCTCCCTAGCATTTGGGACATCGGCGTCGCGCAAGCCCGTAGCGGCGCCTTCATGCCAGCGCCGCCGCCGTCGCCGAGAGCCTATGACGTGCCCGTGAACGACACGGTCTCATTGCACGTGGTGCCCTGCGCCGAGCCCAAGGGGGTGTTGCTGCACATCCATGGCGGCGGCTTCATACTGGGCGCCGCGGCCCATCAGGACGCCATGCTGGAACGGATCGCCGATCAGACGGCTCTGACTTGCGTCAGCGTCGAATATCGCCTGGCGCCCGAAAACCCCTATCCGGCGGCATGGGATGACTGCGAGACCGCTGCGCTGTGGTTGGTTGAGCATGCCAAGTCCCGGTTCGGGGTCGAGACCCTGATGATCGCCGGAGAATCCGCAGGGGCGCTGCTGGCGGTGGCCACCTTGTTGCGGCTGCGACCGCGAGGCGCGCTGAAGCGCTTTGCTGGCGCGGCTCTGAGCTTTGGGGTCTATGACTCCTCCATGACGCCGAGCCAAGTCCTGGCGCGGACGGGCGTTCTAAAGGCCCAGGATATCGCCAAAATCGCCGACGCCTATGCGCCGCGGCAGGATCAACGCCGCGATCCTGAGCTCTCGCCGTTGTATGCGGACCTGCAAGACCTACCGCCGGCGCTGTTCACCGTTGGAACGCTGGACGCCATGCTCGACGATTCGATGTTTATGTACGGCCGCTGGCTCGCTGCGGGTAACAACGCCGAGCTCGCCCTCTATCCGGGCGCGGATCACGCCTTTATCGAAACGCCGCACCCGTCGGCTTCCGTGGCCAACGCCCGGATCGACGACTTCCTTCGACAGTGCCTGCAAAGCCCATGA
- a CDS encoding FCD domain-containing protein, producing the protein MPAVSRPTEPVSRASTPILAASDDSLLTDVIGERRGGAEKGACRIARRIEESLIVSGWPYGAVCGSEQALAERFGAGRAVIREAVRILAVRGTARMVRGPRGGLQVLALDSRHTAAFLVGFGLFFGVTPVQLDETEAALDRVRLDLDALHLPGPEGTSRFAAVFAFFEDVVRAVRQAVSDGGSVRSSVLLTPEHLRHSRAGQIAERMLLECTAEEWARGRRLGSEEDLCFRYGADRDAFRQAVRILESAGAAETFCGRGHGLVSQAPREGTLARLVSCFFASGGVQAHIVMQVFERLSVGVIAMAASRASAEDCERVSQTLAKLEDSLERQDAVASLPHVFDAEEAIASVIANPLLQLFTKSLRGYPSARIPRDPALLDVMNRRFLTLSRPLLEALRNNNAQDAARAQKARVQGLARLSAVMPALASG; encoded by the coding sequence ATGCCTGCTGTTTCGCGACCGACGGAGCCTGTCTCGCGCGCAAGTACGCCGATACTTGCCGCAAGCGATGACAGCCTCCTGACCGACGTCATTGGCGAACGACGGGGCGGCGCGGAAAAAGGCGCCTGCCGGATCGCCAGGCGCATCGAAGAGAGCCTGATCGTCAGCGGATGGCCGTATGGAGCCGTGTGTGGCTCTGAACAGGCCCTGGCCGAGCGGTTCGGCGCCGGACGCGCGGTGATCCGCGAGGCCGTCCGGATCCTAGCGGTCCGTGGCACGGCGCGCATGGTCCGAGGGCCGCGGGGCGGATTACAGGTTCTCGCGCTCGATTCTCGCCATACAGCGGCATTTCTCGTTGGCTTTGGCCTCTTCTTCGGCGTGACGCCGGTCCAGCTCGACGAGACTGAGGCGGCGCTCGACCGTGTCCGCTTGGACTTGGATGCGCTTCACCTGCCCGGGCCTGAAGGGACCTCCCGCTTCGCGGCGGTGTTCGCGTTTTTCGAAGACGTCGTTCGTGCGGTGCGGCAAGCCGTCTCGGACGGCGGCTCGGTGCGCTCGTCGGTGCTGCTGACACCCGAGCACCTGCGCCATTCGCGAGCGGGGCAGATCGCCGAGCGCATGCTGCTCGAATGCACGGCCGAGGAATGGGCGCGAGGGCGTCGCCTCGGATCGGAAGAAGACCTTTGCTTCCGCTACGGCGCGGATCGAGATGCTTTTCGCCAGGCCGTCCGAATTCTCGAAAGCGCTGGCGCGGCCGAAACCTTTTGCGGGCGGGGCCATGGCCTCGTGAGCCAGGCGCCGCGGGAAGGAACCCTCGCACGGCTCGTATCCTGCTTTTTCGCCAGCGGCGGCGTGCAGGCCCACATCGTCATGCAGGTCTTCGAGCGCCTGAGCGTAGGGGTCATCGCCATGGCCGCCAGCCGGGCCTCGGCGGAAGATTGCGAGCGGGTCAGCCAAACGCTCGCGAAGCTGGAAGACAGCCTGGAACGACAGGACGCCGTCGCCAGTCTGCCACACGTGTTTGACGCCGAAGAAGCGATCGCCTCGGTCATCGCCAATCCTTTGCTGCAACTCTTCACCAAGAGCCTGCGCGGTTATCCGTCGGCTAGGATCCCGAGAGATCCCGCCCTTCTGGACGTGATGAACCGTCGATTCCTGACGCTCAGCCGCCCGCTGCTGGAAGCGCTCCGTAATAACAACGCCCAGGACGCGGCGCGGGCGCAGAAAGCGCGTGTTCAGGGACTGGCGCGGCTCAGCGCCGTCATGCCGGCGCTCGCCAGCGGATAA
- a CDS encoding riboflavin kinase: MSSETGADQQGGAGRPVRIIVGVVARGLQLGRQLGFPTANIPLAEERPVGTGVYVVRSRLADGRAFFGVASVGCNPTIPKTAPVLEVWLFDFDEDIYDQTLSTELLAYLRPEEQFASVAALIDQVFADAEEARRYCKDHGLRLT, from the coding sequence GTGTCCTCGGAAACCGGAGCGGATCAGCAGGGCGGGGCGGGGCGTCCGGTGAGGATCATCGTAGGCGTCGTGGCAAGGGGGCTGCAGCTTGGGCGCCAACTAGGCTTTCCCACCGCCAACATCCCTCTGGCCGAAGAGCGCCCCGTCGGCACGGGCGTTTATGTCGTCCGTAGCCGCTTGGCCGACGGTCGAGCCTTCTTCGGGGTTGCGAGTGTGGGCTGCAACCCGACTATTCCCAAAACGGCGCCCGTTCTTGAGGTCTGGCTCTTCGACTTCGACGAAGACATCTACGATCAGACGCTGTCGACCGAACTCTTGGCCTATCTCCGTCCGGAGGAGCAGTTCGCTTCGGTGGCCGCGCTGATCGACCAGGTCTTCGCCGATGCTGAAGAAGCGCGCCGCTATTGCAAGGATCATGGCCTGAGGCTGACCTGA